From the genome of Dermochelys coriacea isolate rDerCor1 chromosome 1, rDerCor1.pri.v4, whole genome shotgun sequence:
AGTAATGCTGTTCTACAGTGTTCCAGAAATACTTGAATGCTGCCATGTCCCCCCCTTCTCTTTCCATGTAAGTGATCCCGTCCCAAGTAACACCCCAcaccactcaaaaaaaaaatcatggcactACCATGCCATTTGCTGCCACCCTACTGCTcgctctgcttgtgtgttctattCCTTCTCTGCCTTGTTTCTGTCTTGCCCACTTGGACTGTAAGCTCATCAGGGCCGAGACCATCTATTACTCTGTTTGTCCCAGCGGTGAGTATAATGGTGGCCCATTCGTAGTTGGTCCCaaagcactaccataatacatgCGATTATTAAATAACTATCCCAGAAGTATAGCTTGAGTGGTTCAGGCCTAAAGGAGGCCTGTAATTAGGCCTGGCAGAATTTGATTCTTATTCTTTTACAATTTCAATGGCTAATATCGATGTTAAATATCATTTTAgacttttatctatttaaatgttataGTTGTGGCAAATTATGGAGGAGTCAGGcaatatttaatgacagtaaatgttgaaattcaaaaagttaaagctgtataaccattaaaacacaaaactgtcaacatcacaagtcaaaatacacaaagtaaataaccgtgaatcaaactctaataagttctcaagcagcatttatcttactttgcctctctgtaaatttaaatggaaatattttttcatcagtttgtgtgtacagtgaaatcagcGTTTACCAACGTTTACCATAAAAGTCAAATCCTTCCAAATCTCATACATTGCTGAACAGTTCTGATTTGCTCCAAAAGAGGACAGTGGTGATACAAACACAGACTAGCTGGTTCACTATTGGACATAGATTGGTGCCTCCCCACACTAGGGGGCACAAGCTAAAGGGAAGGACATGTGACCGACCCaagtttttcctcccctcccccagcctggggcccccgcGCTGCCCGCTTTCTTCCCCGTGCTTGACTTCTGGAGACAGTGGTCGAATATGCCGAGGGCTGGGGTGCTCCAGCTCACTCGGCTGCTGTCCCCGGAAGCCAAgcctgggtggggagcagcccGACACCGCTGCACTAGGCActcttccaggagctgctgtgcTGCACTGGGCACATCCCAGCGTGACCGGAAAAGGCTCTAGTCCAGCACCTTCTGCTacagctctggccctgccccgctcccctcccggGCAGCTGCTAGAGGGGCACTTGATCCTGCATGCCCCCCTGACGCATCGTCTCAGCTATTGGAATTAGaagtttacttttatttctgGGTTGACACATTCtcatttcaccttcctctgttcCTTTCACAGCACTCCTGGTCTTGGGCACAAATGAGACACAGATTTTGGGAACGCAAAAGAAACTAGTTTACTGTAGAGCAAGTAGAGAATAATTCAGTAGGGGCAGAAGGCCCAGCTTTTGCAGCTTCCTGGTGCCAAAGAAATGAGAAATGTGGACTGAAAATAAAGTCTGTCATTTGCTCAGCAACACAGAAGTGTAACCCTAAGGGGTCACTGGGCCCAGCCTCTGTCACACTAATGACCTCCACACTGCGGAAGAGTGAGAAAAACAGACTGGGAATCATATTCAAAACTTTCCATGGAAACAAAGATAATGTCAGCAGGCCTCTGCAATGCTCCCAGCCCTGAAAGATGAGGACTGAAAATGGATCTAGGTTTTCTGCACAGAACGCGCCCTTAGAGCTCCAGCCTCAGGGAACTGAGAGTCCATGAATCAGATTTCAGTCTCCTACATAGCTGTGCAATTCTGACTCATTTCAACAGAAGGCAATGGTGACACAAACCTCCTAGGAGCATCACCAGCCTGGTCCCAATGGGAACAAGGATTAGGCATGTCTGGATGCGCTGCTACGGTCCGGATACATTGGCTGGGTGTGAGTGAAGACTATTTTGTGGGAAAGTGCAGGAAGAGGTTACTTGGGGGATTTCTCACAGATCCATGGGCAATGAACTGCACAGCTGGAGGCTTGGAGGGTACCCTGCAACAGGACGCCACAGTGCTGCACGGGGCTGTTAGAGATGACCCTGCAAAAGAGACACAGAGAACATAGATTGAGGAGAAATAGTAAGAGTCATCACTAAAAGGCAACCATAAAGAGTTTTCTGCCTTCTCAGGGGGAGGTGACATAAACAGCCACAGAAGGGGCAGCTGTCACTGAATCTAAAATGAACAGTAATAGAGACTGCATATATAGAATAACCCCTCTGGCCCATTAACATCATGAAACCCATGCCAGTACTAGACAAGGACACGGTGAAGTGAATTAACTTTAGCAACTTGAGCGATGTGTGTGTTCATGCCAGGAACCATCTGGGTCAGGTTGAGAGTGGCAAAGCTCGGAGCCTCAGCAAGAGACCATTTCCTTCCAGGTGTTCTTTAGAATATGAAAGTTGGCATTCCAAAGGGAAACTGGTCAAGTAGCTATAGCATAGGACGGGGAGTCATGAGGGCCTCATCCTACTTCTGTCAATGACATACTGCGTGACCCTGTGCATGTTGGCTCGCTTCTCTGGGCCTCACCTTCCATATCTGCAAAATAGGACTACCAATGCTGAGCTCCCCCACAGAGTGGGTGTCAGGTTAGCTCATTACTTGGACTGCTTTGAGAAGGTGCTAGAGAGAGGGAAAGTGTTCTGCCATTATAATGAAGtgccagggccaaatcctgaggtccttactcaggcaacTGAATTAGCAAAAATGAAGGCTCAAATGCTggtttatgctggtgtaaatccagaataactttACTAATGCCAAAGGGCTtatgccaggtctacactatggagactaTAGCCGTAGCTATGACAGTGTAGCAACACCATCTCCCTGAGTGACAgtagctaagtcaatggaagcattATTCTGTTGACCTACCAGCAGCGGGGCTTAGGTCAGCGTAGCTATGACACtcgggggggtggatttttcacatccgagtggcacagctatgtcaacctaaattttaagcatagaccaggcctaattcttcactgccttgaACTTTTTGTGCcacttgcaccagtgcaaagtgggtgtgaaatgctccCAAATCAGAAAagtagggcttgattctgatccgACTTAAACCGGTTTAACACCAGTGGGACTCTAGACTGTAACCAGTATAACTATTTATCTCAATAGAATAATTCTTGATTTACAGAGCTGCAGGTAACATCAGCTTCAGAGCTGTAAGATTTTATAGCTACTTTTCATAGGTGTAAATGACATCATACTGCGCAAAGTGGCTGTGACGCTCCCCAGGAATACCCAGGGCTGTGAGGTacctcaccaccacctgccaTTAGCGTGAGGCAGTCTTGCCTGTACCTGCTGTGGATTAGCTCTCTGAAACCACCAGCCTGTGGTAACACAAGCACACCATTCAGGCCTCACTCTCGCTCTACAGGTTAATAATAGTCCCCCAGTCCGCTGAGCCTTCCCTGAAGTGTCCAGCCCCAATATACTagacactcacagaattaccaggcctgctgttcccaaaggaattGTACACAACAGCTTGTCAGATTCAACTCAGGACCAGCATTTTGCTGAACACCACAGCATTGAGATATATTtagagtgaaaacaagaataaatttatGATCAAAGCACAGCAATACAAGTGACAGTGAGTAtgagtattggaaacaaatggttacatacaaaagaaaatcataacactttctagagactaaacttaactaacaagttATAAGCTGCATAGCCAGgtgccctttgccagttggcattaagagGGTCTTGGGTCAAAGTAGTAGAGAAAAAGGCTCAATGGCCTTGGAGTCATGCTGATGGCGGTAGAGTAGAATTTGACAGTGcgtaaggtctggtctacacttagaATTTAGGTCAACATACCTACAGCACTCAGAgactaaaaaaaatccacaaccccTGAGCActatagctatgctgacctaacccctggtgtcgatgcagctaggtcaacagaagaatgcttctatCCACCtaaccataggcactgactctgtgggtgctccagggctggagcacccatagaaaaaaaaatagtgggtgctcagcacccaccagttgCTCGGCAgcgggcactggggggagggagcggagaggggggtgagaagaggcagaGCGAGGCAGGGCATGCTCACAGGAGGGGGCGGAGCAAGATCAGGAAGCGGCAAAGTGagagtggggtcttgggggaaggggtggagtagaggCAGGGTCtcggggtggagcagggatgaAGCACCCATCCGGAAAGAagaaagtcagcgcctgtgcatCCCTCAGGAATATGATGTTCCTACATTGACAGGATAAAGGCTTCCCTCAGTGTAGGATGCATCTGCACTgtggggttatgccagcatagctttgGTACTCTACCTATACCTCAGTAGTTTTGCCTGGGTAAGGACTGATAAACACTGTTAGTATCTGAGGAGCTAGCTCTTCCGAgtgctgctgttttttttaaaaactgaaatcaaaCTCACTTTGTATTGTTGAGTTTTGAGCCATCTTCCCAGGTCCAGCCAGTGCCTTTACTCTTCCTCAGACCAATCCAGTGGGAATCTATGTGCATTCCCAAAAACAGGTCCTAGAAGTGAGTGGGGAAGGACAAAGGAACTAATCAAAATCAACTTGAAAAATCAAGTCCTGATTGGCAAACAGAGCGATCAAATGTCAGGGAGCAAAATATACCAGCTAAGCCTAACTATTCTCAAGAACCTTTATTttcagtgattattttgttttaaattccctGGGAATTTCTCTGTTCattacaaaaattttaaaatgtgtgaaaatcagtgcaaaaaattaaACTTGACAGTTTTCTGCATAAATATCCTGATTAATATGGGGGGGAcaggaggacagaaaaaaaaagtaacagagAGAAGAAAGAGTATTGAAAATAAAAGCGGTTTAATGTTGTGGTTTATTTAATGAACTGTACATTAACAGTTTGTGACgatatgcacacacatgcatgtgcgTGCGTATCTTCTACCACATTGCCTTACGTTGACCAACAGCCTCACATTTACACTTAGACTAACTTCTTATTAACATAAACACAACTAATTGGATTTTCTTAAGataatcagtattttcatgtacttgaGTGGCCCAAAAttggatgaaaaaaaatcaataaaagctGAACAACAACTTTTGTAAAActtgggaatttttcagtaaaaactgaaaatgaagtacCTTAGCCTTAAGAAGCTGCAGGGGCGGggacagcgtgcagagccccttgCCTGCTCCTACACATAGGAACTGGAGgaaggacatgccactgcttctcgGAGCcgcgcagagtggggcaagcctctgaccccactccccagctgaaGCGCCAGagagggcaagccccagacctcaCTCTCCATCGGGcacttgagggccagattaaaacatctggagggccaaatgcggcccccgggccatagtttgtccacccttGCTCTACAGgctttcatttccatttgtctGACTTTGAGCTTGTGttcatttttcatagaaaaaataATTGTACACAATAAATTCCGCCTTGGAATAAATCCACAAAAGTTGAGGAAATCACTCAGAATGAATTTGCCCCACTGGGTTTCTACCTAAATCATAGTAAATACACCATGCCTCCTGCTGCCACGAATGGTGATGCAAAGAAGCAAACAGCAAAGCTGACATCTTCCAGCAATGAAGTGTCTTTGTGAGGCAAGGGATTGGAGGAGCCATAGAGATGCCTGGGAAATGGAAGCTTGGAGGCACCAGGGAGGGCTTCTGGCCATATGGAGATAGGCCAGATTGGGAAACATCTCCAGGAAATCAAAGAATGTTTCCAGCAAAAGGGAGCCTATCGGTCATAACCTAGGCAGCATAAGCAACGCAGTAGCATGTGGCTGGAGTACGGGGTGATTTATAGAAGGAAAATCCATtgtatgtgacaggtttcagagtagcagccgtgttagtctgtattcgcaaaaagaaaaggagtacttgtggcaccttagagactaacaaatttattagagtataagcttttgtgagctacagcttacttcatcggatgcattgtatgTGGAACTCATGACAGGAGATATCAAGGGAGGCCCCAGGAACTGAGAAATGAGTGGGAAACTTTCAGCAGAGGGGTCAGGGGGTTTTCTGGCAGTAGAAAAATGGGTCATACAGGGGTTGAGAACGGCTCCCAGCAGCAAGGACTGTGGTCAGGATTTGCTTAAGCAAGAGTCCCAACTAGCTTTGCCTTGTTTGCCTGGTGCCTGGCACTCTCTCATGGTCATCAGTTGTGTGCCCCCTACCTAGCACCTGAAGGTGAAAGACCTTGCAGAAGGCTCCCAGTATCACCCATACAATTGCGTTCAGTTGCTTACACTGGCTGAGCTAAGTTAACTCTCATAAGTGGAAACTattggcgggggcgggggagaggagacaCAGGCCAGAGGATGCAAAAAGGCTCCCATGCAACATCCTTCCCTGACTGCTGATCATAACCTCCCCATGGGAGCCTCTTGGATGTAGACTGAAAATGTCAGCCTCCTGTGAAACATTGTTATAAacaaggtttttttctctcctttataGTAAATTGGTGTTAGCATGATAGCATGCACTGGGGGCAAATCACAGAAGCATTAGCAAGACAACAAAAGAGCCTCATGTAATGATACTGACAGACTTTTACCATTTTCTTGGCATCATTGATCATCAGGAGATGTGATCCTTCTGCAGAACAGGATGCCTTGCTGGAATTCCAATCCTTTTTTATCTTGGAGAAGTAATAACAGCTGCTCCTGTAACCCAACCACTGGTCAGGGCATCCAGGACAGGAGCTATCTGCAAAGGAATCATAATAATGACTTTTCTCTATTTCTAGTCACTCTGAAGAATTTTAGGGCATTTTATAGCCTGGATACATGCCGGAATTGTACACCCACTTGCAGAAATGTAGCCACCTTGGGTAGAACACGACAGCCATGTGGAAATGGTGGACTGTAATTAAGGCAGGGATCTGAGAGTCAGGAATAAAAGCATAAACGACTATACAAGGCAATGGAATCACAGGCCCTTTGTGTAATTTGCACCACTCTGACACTGGGATaactccacagacttcaatggctGCAGTTACTTAGtccagtgagagcagaatttagccctctgAAGGCAAGACAGGCACTGCATGTGTTTGAAACACAGGGGAAAAGGTTACAACATACTGTGTGTGTGATCTTTCACAGGATGAGAAGTGGAATAGGTGTGACCACAGCTCATAGCAGCTTGCAGCATATGCAAATGGAGTTTAGCACCTTTTTGTGCATGCTACACTCAGAATGTCATaccagcaatatttttatttctcaatTCACTGTCTTAAGAGagacaaatctgaaaaaaaaaattattatatttcACTGTTCTTCCTTTAACTAGGAAACAAGGCCTAGGATAGATCCTCTGGGGTCTCCATAGCGGGTGACCTCAGTAAGCTGTAGGCAAGCTTCTGCTTTCCTTTACAGGAAGTAAAGCTTCCTTTACAGAAAGCTAGAGTATCCCGTGTCGTTACTCCCGATTTGCCATAGTATAATTGTAATCAGAATCTTGCCTTCTCTGCTTAGGTGAATTGAGAACAGATCTCCCATCTTGTGATCTCAGGTAGTTCACATCAatgtctctttggtcactcaccAATCCTCCAAACCGCCCATACTACCACTGCAATCACCATGAGGGTGCTCAGTATCCCAACACCTACAGCCAAGCTGCACAGACCAGATGACCAGCGCCGGGGAGCTGGAAGAGGGAAAACAGGAACCATGGTAAATGTATGGTGTATACACCTACCTGACTATGCATCCCCATCAATAGTTGTAATTTTAGGCTTGTACACACATGGGACTGGACAATTTAAAAATGGGTCCAACAATTACAGCATTCCTGTCCCAAATAGCTTATGGCTACAGAGGCTATAGATTTTATACCCCAAAAGGGACGCAAATGGCTGCCTACATTTGCAAAACCCGGGCATCAGTAATTCCACAACATTGAACTCAACAGCCCTGCACAGTACTATGGGATATTTTGCGGCAGGGAGCACTCCTGGTAAGGGagcaccttcctctgaatcagAACTGACCCCAATACCTCAGAGTCCGGCTAAGGCGCTGTGTGCACAGGGATGGTGCATGTGACTCAATAAGGAGTGCTGTTCCTGAAGAATCATTACTGACTTCAATGTTCCACTGTGGTGCTGAAGAATGATtttgtgctgctggagctggTACTTTTCAGATACAATGTAAAAATAAGACTTTCTCCACATATTGATTTAAAGATGCCTTGGTACCTTCTGCCTGAGTAAGTAGTTTTAACCTCAGCATCATGCCCAGGTTCCTAATCATATAACTACATTCTGCCTCTCTAGAATTCTTCCTGGAGTTTCAGATGGAAACGTTACTCCCTTCCTCTGACATTGATCACGTCTTCATTCATCTCTGTACAATGCCTAGGATGAGACCTTTGGATAACAattcattattactattattatagtTTTACTAGCACACTGTGGCTGTTGAGTGCTTCAAGATATTGGCCTCCGTCTGAGGGCCTGAGAAATCCTGCAAAGCCTGATGTTAGGAGGAAAGGGAGAGCTCCATACCCATCACATAATCTTTTGCACACATTGATTATAAACAGAAAATAGCTCAAACAGAAGATAAATCTCTGCTCACACTTAACACTGAAGTCTGGTTTCACAGTTCTGAGAGGTCGCCTGTCCAAACTTTTcagttcctccctctctctccccttctcaaAAACAGTGTGTGTCTCTCAGACCCTCCTCTCTTAACCTCCCAGTCCAGACATTGCATCTTTCCCACAGAACCAAAGTTCCTGCTGCCATGAAGAACTAATTTCAGTACGATATGAATGAGGCAAGACTAAAATAAAAGCGTGATGGGTACTGTTGCTTGGTTACATCTTCCCCAAACTGTAGCTATGCTGGCTATGTCCTATTCGTTATATCTTTATGTtattattttgacttttaaatgGCTCTCTCACTGGGCTCTTGGCACATGTACAATGAAAGAATCAATCACTATAAGTTCATCTTCCTTAATCAGTTAGTCCCAATAAGTTATCAATATCCCTTGAACCCCACATACACTTTCCTAATCTTGCCTCTTCCCAAAAGTTGGGGAAGCTAAAAGGCCTTGAACCAGACTATCGAGGTCAGCAGACTCAGGATCCAGGGGGCAGATGGAAACAAACCAAAATGAAGGCTGTGGTACCCTTCCAAGATCCAGCCACATCACTCACAGTCAATTGTATAGATGTTCAAAATGTGATCATGCTTGATCCTTGGGCTTGGTTCCCCCTGACTGGGGTGCAAAGACACCCATGGGCTCTGCGTGTTTGGTTTCTCCTAAGTGAGGCACATTACACCACTGGGCTTCTTGAGCTTGGCTCtccttttggggaggtggggggggtcagATGCTCCGTTGGGCTGTACTAGGCTCCTTAGGTTTGGCCCCTTCTTGACTGGGGAAAGTGACAGTATTCTCCCAAGGCAAATCAATCAATCACTCTCAGTAGATTGCACAGACCTTCATAATAGGATCATCCCTCTCCTTTCCTACATGCTCACAGTGAGCCGATTTCTTTTGTCGTCACCCACAATTATTTGAGCCCTGGGTTCAGTGGCTCCTTTCGTTAGCGTGGGAAAAGGGCCTTTAGCCATGGGCAGCGGGTATCAGGCTGGGAGAGGGACAGCCATGGCCCACCCatgctccacacccaaaccccctgctgcTTCCCACTCTGGGGTGGCAtcgccctccctccctcctggtgCTTCAGGGCTGAGGGACCTGTGGTGACACTGTCCTCCCTCCTTCCAGGGCAGGGGGTGCTAGCCTAGGTaggggccagcagccacagtGGGAGGGCTCTGGGTTCCGGCGGAAGGGGCGAGATCCTGGAcagaaggggaagggctgggggctagtctccccCAATCAGCGGTTCACGCACTGCCCATGCTTTCTGTTGTGGGCAGGTTTGTGCATGCCCACCTCCCCGGGACTTCAACAGGTGAGCAATGAAATAATTAATACttgaaatgtcaacattgttatcCCTGTGTAACTGGCTTGGCTCCCACTGAGATAAATAGGGCAGTTCACACCACATAGAGTTATCGTTTCAGATTCTGGAAACACAGAGATCACTGCATCCGTTAGCCTTGAAAACAGGAGCTGAGTATCTCCCCAACCAATCTTTACAGttagagactttttttaaaaacatgaaaacttAAATTTTGGAGAATAAGGTAGCAGCATACAAGTAGTGTTGGTATGCTGCACTGGCGCATACTGGCTGAATCTGAGTCTTGGCAGGATCCATCCAACTAAGGAGGAAAGAAAACTCCAGAGTTGAGGGTCCTTCAGTGAGAATTTAGTGCCTGTAGTTCTGCCCTGTTGAACCAAGTTGCCGTAAGCCTGAGGGCCTCTGCTGATCTCAGCTGTTATGGTATCACATGAGGAGAGAGGCTTTgtgtggggaaagggaaaaaaccaTGATGAGATGAAATTGAACAAGAGGTGGAAATCTCGCACTGAATAATCACGAAATATTTCCTAACAGTGAGGAACCTGTGAGACTAGAGAAGAGTCTCCCCACAGGAAGAGGAGGGAACCTTTTTACAAAGCTCTTAGTGAATTGACTGTGGTGAACTGCATTGTTCCCCAGGGAATGACAAGATGTGACCCAGTAAGAGGTAGTAAGAGCCTTGCTTCAGCCCAGAGAAAGATACTTCATTTGGAGAAATGAGGTGGACAGTGACCAGATGCTGTTtcctggggaggcagagggataTGGGTTTCAAGAGAAGCTTCCCCTTTTCGGTTCCTCTGGTTTTGGCTCAGCAGGGGACAATGTGAAAAGggagattttgaaacaaaaaagagagactgCAAACATACAActgaaatatatataatacaatCCCCATCTCCCATGTAATGGACTTGAAACACAGCCAGAAAACATACCCAAAAATCAAGGAAGTTTCCTACCAACTGAGTGAGACTTCACTGGCAGGTGGATATTTGAAGTTTCCTATGACAGCTTTGTTCAAACAGATTAATATCTAGGCATGTGGCATCAACAGCCCCAGGCACCAGAAATGTGTGTTTTAGCTGCATACACAGAAGCATCTGTggctaactggctctgtggatgaagggaaagcagtggacttgttgttctttgactttagtaaagcttttgacagtattcttgccagtaagttaaagaagtttgggctggatgaatggacgataaagTGGACAGAAAGTtggttagattgtcgggctcaacaggtagtgatcaatggctccatgtctagttggcagccggtatcaagtggagtgccccaagggtcggtcctcaggctggttttgttcaatatcttcataaatgatttggaggatggtgtggattgcaccctcagcaagtttgcagatgacactaaactgggaggagaggtagatatgctgcagggtagggataggatacagaggaacctagacaaattagaggattgagccaaaagaaatctgacgaggttcaacaaggacaaatgcagagtcctgcacttaggacggaagaatcccatgcaccgctacagactaggaaccgaatggctaggcagcagttctgcagaaaaggactaggggttacagtggatgagaagctggatctgagtcaacagtgtgcccttgttgtcaagaaggccaatggtgttttgggatgtataagtaggggcattgccagcagatcgagggacgtgatcgttccc
Proteins encoded in this window:
- the KLRG1 gene encoding killer cell lectin-like receptor subfamily G member 1 isoform X1, with protein sequence MVEAPGPWQAPAPGFPARGVVALALRRRVPPAAPDRYAPRRWSSGLCSLAVGVGILSTLMVIAVVVWAVWRIDSSCPGCPDQWLGYRSSCYYFSKIKKDWNSSKASCSAEGSHLLMINDAKKMDLFLGMHIDSHWIGLRKSKGTGWTWEDGSKLNNTKVISNSPVQHCGVLLQGTLQASSCAVHCPWICEKSPK
- the KLRG1 gene encoding killer cell lectin-like receptor subfamily G member 1 isoform X2, whose translation is MNEEIIYTSVRFLRTPPVCANDVVTKRAPRRWSSGLCSLAVGVGILSTLMVIAVVVWAVWRIDSSCPGCPDQWLGYRSSCYYFSKIKKDWNSSKASCSAEGSHLLMINDAKKMDLFLGMHIDSHWIGLRKSKGTGWTWEDGSKLNNTKVISNSPVQHCGVLLQGTLQASSCAVHCPWICEKSPK